The sequence ttatagattctcaattgagaaatgtccaaaaataaatatgtcatccattacataatcaaaaattaaaatatcatcacatcaccatcacaataattttcaatctaattttaatatataatttccaatatatatatcattatttCAATAaacgtttatttatttttttaacactATTTTTAGGttcaaaaatcatttttcaaCTGGATAAGATATATATTAATTACAAGATAGTACTACAGAGAGAACAGAGAATAGAATGGCGAAAAACCCATCAACAAGATCGGATTTTGGAGCTTTCATGGAGAAGTTTACCCTGCTTCCACACCCTTCACCCCATCAACTTCCTCTGAGTGGCCTTACTTTTGCTGTCAAAGACATGTCAGTTTCTTCCTCGTACCGTAACAATCCgattccctttttttttttggttagataaaatcaaaataaatcgGTAGTAGATTGTCAGATTAATATGCATTTATGCATTCAGGGATAAAAAGTTATATTTTTGAAGATATGGATTCATCTGAATACATATTTGTTGAAATTTTATGTGCAtttacaaaaaacaaaaaaaaaaagttttcagTTTCTGGTGACCTCTGGTTTCTTGATGGAGATATCCTTCAATCATCTTTACCCGTTAGTGTTACAGCCATGCCGGGGGAAAGCACTCCAGTGGTCTCGAAAACTTTTCGAGTTCCAATTATAATTGCTAATAATTTCACGCCTCTCCAAATTCAAGTTATTTTGCTCCTTCATTTCTCATTCTTTTTTTATCATCTTTTTTGCATCTGTTGATATTTGGAtcatgtgatttatgaatttgatGATAAAGGTAAAATTGCATTGCGGCAGATTTGATGTGGAGGGATATGTGACCGGTTTCGGGAATCCGGATTGGGTTCGGACACATTCTGCTGCTACGTCAACTGCACCTGCGATTATGGAGCTGCTGAATGCAGGTGCCAAGTGTGTTGGTAAAACAGTGATGGATGAAATGGCTTACAGGTTTGATCATATCATGTTCTTATCATTACGAGCCTTTAGATATTCTACGTACTTGGGATAACCTTTTATCAGTTTATGTTAACTCCAAATGTTTAGCTGCATCCGAGGAAATTTGGGTTAAATATATGCTGCATCAGGTGAAATACACCCTATAACCACATTAACCATTGTTTCATCGATATATGGTATGTCGCCCATTGATACAAAATATAGCATGGTACTGATATGACCCAATGGTTTATGGCACAAGGGTTGTATTTCACCTGGTGTGGTATAGATTTCGCCGTAGATTTGAAGGTAGAATCCACTTTTCTTGGCAGCATAAATGGAGAAAATATACATTATGGGACCCCAGTCAATCCACGTGCTGAAGATCGAGTACCTGGAGGATCATCCAGTGGATCTGCTGTTGCAGTTGGTGCCATGCTTGTAGATTTCTCCTTGGGTAAATTTTCTTAGTAAGAAAAGGACTTTCTGAAAATTATCCTTGTCTCAATTGGAACAATCCACTTGCTATAGGTACTGACACTGGAGGAAGTGTTAGAGTTCCTGCATCATATTGTGGAATTTATGGTTTCCGACCATCTCATGGCATCATTTCAGCTTCTGGAGTTATACCAATGGCCCAAAGCTTTGATACAGTTGGTAAGCATTCATAGAATCATGCTGATAAAATATTTGTAAGTAGATTTCCCATAGAAAATTTCTCTCAGGCTGGTTTGCTAGAGATCCCGTGATATTGAGTCGAGTGGGGAAGATTTTATTGCGACTGAAAGATGATGATCACGCAAAACTTGGTCGTGTTATAGTCGCAGAAGATTGTTTCAAACTTCTGAGCATTCCAAGCAACCAACTCACAGAAGTTCTCATAAGCTCTGTACAAAAGATACATGAAAGTACGTTCAATATTCTGTTATCTTAAATGCTCTTTTTACAATCAATCCTAAACTTACACACAACTTGGaaacaacccaaaaaaaaaagagaaaaacaaCGCTTCTAGAATATTGCTATTTGCACTTTCAGGATTAAAGTTTTCATGGAAGTACCTTGTTCCATGTAGATCATACCATAGAATACACATCTCTGGGAAGCTTCATTGAAGCCAACGTCCCCATCTTAAAGCATTTTATGGATGCTGAAACTAAAAATCAAGACTACAACATACCCTCATTGGCAGTACTTTCAAGGGCGATGCGATTGCTTCAAAGGTTCATTTGCTATGATTCACAAGTTCTCTTTTTgtcaaaattatgattttaagcTCGCTCCTACATCTAATCGAGAATCTTTTCTTGAATCAGGCATGAATTCAAGGAAAATCACGGTGAATGGGTAAATTCGGTTAAGCCTGATTTAGGCCCTGGAATATCAGAGCGCGTTTGGGAAGCCATCAGAGCAACAGATGACGGTATTGACATATGCTATTCATTGAAGACTGAACT comes from Henckelia pumila isolate YLH828 chromosome 4, ASM3356847v2, whole genome shotgun sequence and encodes:
- the LOC140865689 gene encoding amidase 1 isoform X1 — its product is MAKNPSTRSDFGAFMEKFTLLPHPSPHQLPLSGLTFAVKDIFDVEGYVTGFGNPDWVRTHSAATSTAPAIMELLNAGAKCVGKTVMDEMAYSINGENIHYGTPVNPRAEDRVPGGSSSGSAVAVGAMLVDFSLGTDTGGSVRVPASYCGIYGFRPSHGIISASGVIPMAQSFDTVGWFARDPVILSRVGKILLRLKDDDHAKLGRVIVAEDCFKLLSIPSNQLTEVLISSVQKIHENHTIEYTSLGSFIEANVPILKHFMDAETKNQDYNIPSLAVLSRAMRLLQRHEFKENHGEWVNSVKPDLGPGISERVWEAIRATDDGIDICYSLKTELRAALSSLLGEFGILAMPTVPGPPPKLQTEANTLETFRAKAFSLLAVAGVSGFCQVSIPLGMYDGLPVAVSLLANHGSDGFLLKFVERIYS
- the LOC140865689 gene encoding amidase 1 isoform X2; amino-acid sequence: MAKNPSTRSDFGAFMEKFTLLPHPSPHQLPLSGLTFAVKDIFDVEGYVTGFGNPDWVRTHSAATSTAPAIMELLNAGAKCVGKTVMDEMAYSINGENIHYGTPVNPRAEDRVPGGSSSGSAVAVGAMLVDFSLGTDTGGSVRVPASYCGIYGFRPSHGIISASGVIPMAQSFDTVGWFARDPVILSRVGKILLRLKDDDHAKLGRVIVAEDCFKLLSIPSNQLTEVLISSVQKIHENHTIEYTSLGSFIEANVPILKHFMDAETKNQDYNIPSLAVLSRAMRLLQRHEFKENHGEWVNSVKPDLGPGISERVWEAIRATDDVSYMHRVHDRQAINTLPSLMKITSFLFTMLLKKCDFHATGFIPNGPTGIRHPCNAHSSRASTKTTNRGKHIGNISGQGF
- the LOC140865689 gene encoding amidase 1 isoform X3; the encoded protein is MAKNPSTRSDFGAFMEKFTLLPHPSPHQLPLSGLTFAVKDIFDVEGYVTGFGNPDWVRTHSAATSTAPAIMELLNAGAKCVGKTVMDEMAYSINGENIHYGTPVNPRAEDRVPGGSSSGSAVAVGAMLVDFSLGTDTGGSVRVPASYCGIYGFRPSHGIISASGVIPMAQSFDTVGWFARDPVILSRVGKILLRLKDDDHAKLGRVIVAEDCFKLLSIPSNQLTEVLISSVQKIHENHTIEYTSLGSFIEANVPILKHFMDAETKNQDYNIPSLAVLSRAMRLLQRHEFKENHGEWVNSVKPDLGPGISERVWEAIRATDDGIDICYSLKTELRAALSSLLGSLTCTVSTTVRPLTPCRPL
- the LOC140865689 gene encoding amidase 1 isoform X4 gives rise to the protein MELLNAGAKCVGKTVMDEMAYSINGENIHYGTPVNPRAEDRVPGGSSSGSAVAVGAMLVDFSLGTDTGGSVRVPASYCGIYGFRPSHGIISASGVIPMAQSFDTVGWFARDPVILSRVGKILLRLKDDDHAKLGRVIVAEDCFKLLSIPSNQLTEVLISSVQKIHENHTIEYTSLGSFIEANVPILKHFMDAETKNQDYNIPSLAVLSRAMRLLQRHEFKENHGEWVNSVKPDLGPGISERVWEAIRATDDGIDICYSLKTELRAALSSLLGEFGILAMPTVPGPPPKLQTEANTLETFRAKAFSLLAVAGVSGFCQVSIPLGMYDGLPVAVSLLANHGSDGFLLKFVERIYS